A region from the uncultured Macellibacteroides sp. genome encodes:
- a CDS encoding DUF3822 family protein: MGISIPEILNTGNSEKYKLSIRLWSGGLSFSGYNPSESGSFFYGEAEYDRSKTFLSWLKDVFFENEFLGYTYASVRILYVSAQYTLVPEDVIKDKCESDFLSFNFSATTSKGLSNALRGNKLSVIFDVQEDIYEFCARSLLNPLFVHHLSPLLTMWQKRSGLSIPKQMYVYLHRTMMDVVCYDQGTLLFSNTFTFQDSTDIIYFILYAWRQTGLDQKTDELLLYGPADLQNEILRLLSPFIYKLESIGLPSEIYLMGPGTEQAPLDLLYLSLCEL, encoded by the coding sequence ATGGGGATCAGTATTCCTGAAATCTTAAATACTGGTAACTCGGAAAAATATAAGTTGTCCATCCGGCTTTGGTCGGGTGGACTTTCTTTTTCAGGTTACAATCCTTCGGAAAGCGGTTCGTTCTTTTATGGCGAAGCCGAATATGACCGAAGTAAGACTTTTTTGTCTTGGTTGAAGGATGTTTTCTTTGAAAATGAATTTCTGGGATATACTTATGCCAGCGTCAGAATTTTGTATGTGTCAGCCCAATATACCCTCGTTCCCGAGGATGTAATAAAGGATAAATGTGAATCAGATTTTTTATCCTTTAATTTTTCTGCTACTACATCAAAAGGATTAAGTAACGCATTACGGGGGAATAAGTTGTCTGTAATATTTGATGTTCAAGAAGATATTTACGAGTTTTGTGCCCGTTCTTTACTGAATCCATTGTTTGTGCATCATCTTTCCCCTCTGTTGACTATGTGGCAGAAGCGAAGCGGACTTAGTATTCCGAAACAAATGTATGTTTATCTTCATCGCACGATGATGGATGTGGTTTGTTATGATCAGGGGACGCTCCTTTTTTCTAATACGTTTACATTCCAGGATTCAACAGATATAATCTATTTTATTTTGTATGCCTGGAGACAAACGGGGTTGGATCAAAAGACGGATGAACTGCTTTTATATGGTCCTGCAGATTTGCAAAATGAAATTTTGCGTTTATTATCTCCCTTTATTTATAAACTTGAATCAATTGGTTTGCCTTCCGAGATTTATTTGATGGGTCCCGGCACAGAACAAGCACCTTTGGATTTATTATATTTATCATTATGCGAATTGTAA
- the rsmD gene encoding 16S rRNA (guanine(966)-N(2))-methyltransferase RsmD, with product MRIVSGIYRRRRFDVPKSFSARPTTDFAKENLFNVIANLIDLDDTDALDLFAGTGSISFELASRGCKRVTSIEKNNAHASFIAKVITELDTDAIDLVRGDVFRFLQTAKADSYDFIFADPPYALKELEDIPHLVLEKELLRDGGVFVMEHPKTNDFSTLPYFYQHREYGSVNFSIFLKEEEKKDA from the coding sequence ATGCGAATTGTAAGTGGAATATACCGCAGAAGGCGGTTTGATGTGCCTAAATCTTTTAGCGCACGTCCGACAACCGATTTTGCTAAAGAAAATTTATTTAATGTTATAGCAAATCTTATCGATTTGGATGATACTGATGCGTTGGATCTCTTTGCAGGAACAGGAAGTATTTCTTTCGAACTTGCCTCGAGGGGCTGTAAAAGGGTAACATCCATTGAAAAGAATAATGCTCATGCTTCATTTATAGCTAAGGTAATCACTGAACTTGATACTGATGCCATTGATTTGGTAAGGGGTGATGTTTTCAGATTTTTACAGACAGCTAAAGCCGATTCATACGATTTTATATTTGCAGATCCTCCCTATGCATTAAAGGAACTGGAAGACATTCCCCATCTTGTGCTTGAAAAAGAGTTGCTGCGTGATGGAGGCGTTTTTGTTATGGAACATCCAAAAACAAATGATTTTTCGACATTACCCTACTTTTACCAGCACCGTGAATATGGTTCTGTAAACTTTAGTATCTTTCTCAAAGAAGAGGAGAAAAAAGACGCATAA
- the cls gene encoding cardiolipin synthase, translating to MLAAIYIQYIVETIFILLYTVTILGLVLVIITENRNPLKAISWVIVLILAPGVGLLFYFFFGQDNRKQRIISRRTYKRIMKRPGERVLLQDKCVVPKQYQPLVTLLNNTNQSSLLYGSEIKIYTNGTDKFRDLFEEIERAKHHIHLQYYIFCDDEIGNQVKAALIAKAKEGVIVRVLYDDVGCWNVKKKFFDEMKESGVEVYAFLKVVFPIFSSKVNYRNHRKIVVIDGKVGFVGGMNIADRYVKGLVWGNWRDLHFKITGKGAQGLQSSFLIDWYVVSKNLITSRDYYPVTPAYGESCIQIATSGPVGQWRTLLQAAIFSIANAKNYIYIQTPYFLPTEGINQALQTAALGGVDVKLMLPKRSDARTANMATHSFIDDMLKAGVKVFFYEPGFLHSKLTVIDDAITCIGSANMDFRSFEHNFEISAFVYNISFAQKMKKVFLHDMHHCEQVIPSKWLKRSLKQRIPESFMRLFSPLL from the coding sequence ATGTTGGCAGCTATTTACATACAATATATCGTTGAAACAATATTTATTTTATTGTACACCGTTACCATTCTGGGTTTGGTTCTGGTTATTATAACCGAAAACCGAAACCCTCTTAAAGCCATATCCTGGGTAATTGTATTGATCCTTGCCCCGGGAGTTGGTCTTTTATTCTATTTCTTCTTTGGTCAGGACAACCGTAAACAACGAATAATATCAAGACGAACATACAAACGAATCATGAAACGTCCGGGAGAAAGGGTTCTCCTTCAAGACAAATGTGTTGTTCCCAAACAGTACCAGCCCTTGGTCACGTTGCTTAATAACACGAATCAGTCATCCTTACTCTATGGCAGTGAAATAAAAATCTACACAAACGGGACTGACAAATTCAGAGATTTATTCGAAGAAATAGAAAGAGCCAAACATCACATTCACCTGCAATACTATATTTTCTGTGACGACGAGATCGGGAACCAGGTTAAAGCCGCATTGATTGCAAAAGCAAAAGAGGGCGTTATTGTAAGGGTTTTATACGACGATGTAGGCTGCTGGAATGTTAAGAAAAAGTTCTTTGATGAAATGAAAGAATCCGGCGTCGAAGTTTATGCATTTCTTAAAGTTGTATTTCCTATATTTTCAAGCAAAGTAAACTACCGAAATCACAGAAAGATCGTAGTTATAGACGGTAAGGTTGGCTTTGTGGGAGGTATGAATATTGCTGACCGGTATGTTAAGGGATTGGTCTGGGGAAACTGGAGGGATTTGCACTTTAAAATAACAGGGAAAGGAGCACAGGGACTGCAATCTTCTTTTCTGATAGACTGGTACGTGGTAAGCAAAAACCTTATAACCTCGCGCGACTACTACCCGGTAACACCAGCGTACGGAGAAAGTTGTATACAGATTGCGACAAGCGGTCCGGTTGGTCAATGGCGAACATTATTACAAGCAGCTATCTTTTCCATAGCCAATGCTAAAAATTACATCTACATTCAAACGCCCTATTTCCTTCCCACAGAGGGGATAAACCAAGCGTTGCAAACTGCTGCTCTGGGAGGAGTTGATGTAAAACTGATGCTACCTAAACGATCGGATGCCCGTACAGCGAACATGGCTACACACTCTTTCATTGACGACATGTTAAAAGCAGGAGTAAAAGTATTTTTCTATGAACCTGGATTTCTGCATTCTAAACTAACTGTAATAGACGATGCGATTACCTGCATAGGTTCTGCCAACATGGATTTCCGTAGTTTTGAGCATAATTTTGAAATCAGCGCATTCGTATACAACATAAGCTTTGCCCAGAAGATGAAAAAAGTGTTTTTGCATGACATGCACCATTGCGAACAGGTAATTCCTTCCAAGTGGCTTAAACGTTCCCTTAAACAACGAATCCCTGAATCCTTTATGCGTCTTTTTTCTCCTCTTCTTTGA
- a CDS encoding TonB-dependent receptor: MKLGKILLVLIVTLFALPAMAQSGVDVTGKVVERGNNLPVEQATVRLLTGKDSLLVGGVVSSRNGVFTIKNIKSGSYLLHVTYVGYEPVYQPLHITGKVNPVKVGTIELSDGAIELGEAVVIGKANEVVVRNDTVEYNADSYKVTEGSVLEDLLKKMPGVEIASDGKVTVNGKEIKKIMIDGKEFFSDDPKVASKNLPAKMVDKVQVLDKKSDMSIMTGFDDGEEETVINLTVKKGMKQGWFGNAFAGYGSEKRYEGNAMVNRFINNDQFTFMGGLNNTNNMGFSDLASTMFSGMGGGGRGGFGRFGSGNGITTSGNAGLNFSKEFTPKMTIGGNTRYSHSDNDAQSKSETQNIFSNDSSSYYSETNISRTKSDNIGANFRMEWKPDTLTSIIFTPDLGYSRTSSSEIGNFETLDGNLEKVNGGKSEYNSNGEGINLSGRLEYSRKLNNEGRVFSASLSGGYDDTYNEGMNYSSTEYYQLIAGQTNETIDQKFRYDNSGFNYRAYASWVEPIGHNNFIQGTYSFSKKNQESLKNSYARGEDGLYSVLDTAYSQSYKNDFINQRASLSFKAQREKYNYTIGLNVDPSYTKSINFVGDITLSELKRSVVNVSPMAQFNYMFNKQTNLRINYSGRTNQPSMTQLQPVADVSDPLNTVIGNPDLNPRYTNNLFLRFQKFTPEKQSAFMVMANGSYVINDIVSYATYQENSGKKITTYKNVNGNYDGNIRAMLNTPLKNKKFSINSMTMLSYSNNKGFINADENTSKSFTAMERAGIDFRSNVIDFGLNGNIRYNGVTNSFQAQNNRKTYNYGGGATTTIYLPLSFKVESDINFSTNSGYSAGYEQKEWLWNASASKTFLKNNQGTLRFKIYDILQQRSNISRSVTASYIQDTEYNTLSSYFMVHFIYRFSIFKGGAKQSDVRMGPGRGGDHMGPPPGGERPF; the protein is encoded by the coding sequence ATGAAATTGGGAAAAATCCTTTTGGTGTTGATTGTAACGCTCTTTGCTCTGCCTGCCATGGCACAATCGGGAGTTGATGTTACAGGTAAAGTTGTTGAACGAGGGAATAATCTCCCGGTTGAACAAGCGACAGTGAGACTTTTAACAGGGAAAGACAGCTTATTAGTTGGAGGCGTTGTTAGCTCTCGTAACGGAGTTTTTACTATTAAAAACATAAAATCGGGCAGTTATTTATTGCATGTAACTTATGTTGGGTATGAACCTGTGTACCAACCATTACACATAACAGGCAAGGTAAATCCGGTTAAAGTTGGGACGATAGAACTTTCTGACGGCGCTATAGAGCTTGGAGAAGCTGTTGTTATAGGTAAAGCAAACGAAGTCGTTGTAAGAAATGATACGGTAGAATATAATGCGGATTCCTATAAAGTAACAGAAGGCTCTGTCCTTGAAGATTTACTTAAAAAAATGCCCGGGGTAGAGATTGCCAGTGATGGAAAAGTGACCGTTAACGGAAAAGAAATTAAAAAGATTATGATTGATGGGAAAGAATTTTTCTCAGACGATCCTAAAGTCGCATCAAAAAATCTTCCAGCGAAGATGGTGGATAAAGTACAGGTGTTGGATAAAAAATCTGACATGTCAATAATGACTGGTTTCGATGATGGTGAAGAAGAGACAGTAATAAACCTGACTGTAAAAAAGGGAATGAAGCAAGGATGGTTTGGAAATGCCTTTGCTGGTTACGGTAGCGAAAAACGGTATGAAGGGAACGCCATGGTAAACCGTTTTATCAATAACGACCAGTTTACCTTTATGGGAGGACTGAATAACACGAACAACATGGGATTCAGTGACCTCGCCTCCACTATGTTCTCGGGAATGGGAGGAGGTGGCCGTGGTGGTTTTGGCCGTTTTGGTAGTGGCAATGGTATTACCACTTCTGGAAATGCTGGTTTAAATTTCAGCAAAGAATTTACCCCTAAAATGACAATTGGAGGAAATACCCGCTATTCTCATTCGGATAATGATGCACAAAGCAAAAGTGAAACACAAAATATTTTTAGCAACGACAGTAGTTCGTATTATAGTGAAACGAACATAAGTCGCACTAAAAGTGATAATATTGGAGCAAATTTCCGAATGGAATGGAAACCTGATACATTAACCTCCATAATCTTCACACCAGACCTGGGGTACAGCCGTACCAGTAGTTCTGAAATTGGGAACTTCGAGACCCTGGATGGTAATTTAGAAAAAGTAAACGGAGGAAAGTCGGAGTATAATTCTAACGGTGAAGGAATAAATCTTTCAGGCAGATTGGAATATAGCCGTAAATTAAACAATGAAGGCCGCGTATTCAGCGCGTCTTTATCTGGAGGGTATGACGATACCTACAATGAAGGAATGAATTATTCCAGTACAGAGTATTACCAACTTATTGCAGGACAAACAAATGAAACGATTGACCAAAAGTTTCGTTACGATAACTCAGGATTTAATTACCGGGCTTATGCATCATGGGTAGAACCAATTGGGCATAATAATTTTATTCAAGGAACCTATAGCTTTAGCAAGAAGAATCAGGAATCGCTTAAAAACTCCTATGCGCGAGGAGAAGACGGATTGTATTCTGTTCTCGATACAGCTTACAGTCAGAGCTACAAGAATGATTTCATTAATCAAAGAGCCAGCTTGAGTTTTAAGGCTCAGCGGGAAAAATATAATTACACAATCGGATTAAATGTTGACCCATCCTATACAAAAAGTATAAACTTTGTGGGAGATATCACCTTGTCTGAATTAAAACGAAGTGTTGTTAATGTGTCTCCAATGGCTCAGTTCAACTACATGTTCAACAAACAGACGAATTTACGTATCAACTACAGCGGACGAACCAATCAACCGAGCATGACTCAATTGCAGCCCGTTGCCGATGTCTCAGACCCGTTGAATACGGTGATCGGAAATCCGGATTTGAATCCACGGTATACGAACAATCTGTTTTTAAGATTTCAAAAGTTTACGCCCGAAAAACAGAGCGCTTTTATGGTAATGGCCAACGGTAGCTATGTTATCAACGACATTGTTAGTTATGCAACGTATCAGGAAAACAGCGGAAAAAAGATCACTACTTACAAAAACGTAAACGGTAACTACGATGGAAATATTCGCGCAATGCTAAATACACCTTTGAAAAATAAGAAATTCTCTATCAATTCGATGACGATGCTTTCCTATTCAAACAATAAAGGGTTTATTAATGCAGATGAAAATACAAGCAAAAGCTTTACTGCAATGGAGCGAGCCGGAATCGATTTCCGCTCCAATGTTATCGATTTTGGTCTTAACGGAAATATACGCTACAATGGAGTAACCAATTCATTCCAAGCACAAAATAACCGGAAAACATATAACTACGGCGGCGGGGCTACAACGACTATTTATCTCCCCTTAAGCTTCAAAGTAGAAAGTGATATTAACTTCTCAACCAATTCAGGGTATTCAGCCGGTTACGAACAGAAAGAATGGTTATGGAATGCATCTGCCTCCAAAACGTTCTTAAAAAACAACCAGGGTACATTAAGGTTCAAGATATATGATATACTGCAACAGCGCAGTAATATTTCACGTAGTGTTACTGCCAGTTATATCCAGGATACAGAATACAATACGCTGAGCAGTTACTTTATGGTACACTTTATTTATAGATTTAGTATCTTTAAAGGAGGAGCTAAGCAGTCGGATGTACGAATGGGCCCGGGACGTGGCGGAGACCACATGGGTCCTCCTCCGGGTGGTGAAAGACCATTCTAA
- a CDS encoding glycoside hydrolase domain-containing protein: MKHILLIGLMLTLSLSSNGQRNENLPLGDYTELTDTKPIDEKAWNLVPEKPQLSWGNTDTRYSKQNAPSIKVSSKLRVKGWKGERINAQAILWTTSDLEKVSIAVSDLSGGKSVIPASAIQTNFVRYVMTDELNKDGSGACGHRPIKSDWDSSIVADVLDVIKIKDVKARTTQPFWVNVWIPAETSSGIYKGTVSVSFNNSKPLKLQLEIEVLNHTLPAPKDWAFHLDLWQNPYSVARYHQVPLWSKAHFEALLPVMKTLANAGQKVITTSIMHKPWNGQTEDHFDSMIFRMKKMDGTWEFRYDVFDKWVNFMMNEVGIDEQINCYTLIPWALRFDYFDEATNRVMFVEAKPGEAAYEAYWGSFLKDFARHLKEKRWFEKTTIAMDERGLDVMQEALKVIKNADPDFKVSLAGNYHPEIEADLYDLCLAFGHNFPDEIKARREKEGKISTVYTCCAEALPNTFTFSPPAEATWIGWHAMAGNYDGYLRWAYNSWTSDPLRDSRFRSWAAGDCYIVYPGGRSSIRMERLVEGIQDYEKIRTLKEEFIKKNEKAKLDKLNKIVSSFTPEGLTKTDPTKMVTDARNALNRF; the protein is encoded by the coding sequence ATGAAACACATTTTACTAATTGGTCTGATGCTGACGTTAAGCCTTTCGTCGAACGGACAGAGAAATGAGAATTTACCCTTAGGGGATTATACGGAACTTACGGACACGAAACCCATCGACGAAAAGGCCTGGAATCTCGTTCCTGAAAAGCCTCAGTTAAGTTGGGGAAACACCGATACCCGCTATAGTAAACAAAATGCCCCTTCTATCAAAGTTAGTTCCAAATTACGGGTCAAAGGCTGGAAGGGAGAAAGAATAAACGCACAGGCTATTCTTTGGACTACGTCCGATCTTGAAAAAGTCAGCATTGCTGTTTCTGATTTATCCGGGGGTAAATCGGTAATACCTGCTTCTGCTATCCAAACAAACTTTGTTCGCTACGTTATGACAGACGAACTCAACAAAGACGGCAGCGGAGCCTGTGGTCACCGGCCCATAAAATCTGACTGGGACTCATCCATCGTAGCTGATGTGCTGGATGTAATAAAGATAAAGGATGTAAAGGCCCGAACTACTCAACCTTTTTGGGTTAATGTCTGGATACCGGCAGAGACTAGCTCTGGTATATACAAGGGTACTGTTTCCGTTTCTTTTAATAATTCCAAACCATTGAAACTTCAGCTTGAAATTGAAGTTTTAAACCATACACTTCCTGCTCCGAAGGACTGGGCTTTTCATTTGGATTTGTGGCAAAATCCCTACTCAGTGGCTCGTTACCACCAAGTACCCCTTTGGAGTAAAGCCCATTTTGAAGCCTTACTTCCGGTAATGAAAACATTAGCCAATGCAGGACAAAAGGTTATAACAACCAGTATTATGCACAAGCCTTGGAACGGACAGACCGAAGATCATTTTGACAGCATGATCTTTAGAATGAAAAAAATGGATGGAACCTGGGAATTCAGGTATGATGTGTTCGACAAGTGGGTGAACTTTATGATGAATGAGGTTGGTATAGATGAGCAAATTAATTGTTATACGCTTATTCCCTGGGCACTTCGTTTTGATTATTTCGACGAGGCGACCAATCGGGTGATGTTTGTTGAAGCAAAACCAGGGGAAGCAGCTTACGAAGCATACTGGGGAAGTTTTCTGAAAGATTTTGCACGCCACCTCAAAGAAAAAAGATGGTTTGAAAAAACAACCATCGCCATGGATGAACGCGGACTTGATGTTATGCAGGAGGCTCTGAAAGTTATAAAGAATGCAGATCCCGATTTCAAAGTATCTCTTGCCGGTAATTACCATCCGGAGATCGAAGCTGATTTATACGATTTATGCCTGGCTTTCGGTCATAATTTCCCGGATGAAATAAAAGCCAGAAGAGAAAAAGAAGGAAAGATCAGCACTGTATACACCTGCTGTGCAGAAGCATTACCTAATACTTTCACTTTCTCCCCTCCCGCCGAAGCCACTTGGATTGGATGGCATGCAATGGCCGGCAATTACGATGGATATTTACGTTGGGCTTATAACAGCTGGACAAGCGATCCTTTACGCGATTCGCGCTTTCGCTCGTGGGCTGCCGGAGATTGCTACATCGTATATCCCGGAGGCAGGTCAAGCATCCGAATGGAGAGGCTTGTCGAAGGAATACAAGATTATGAGAAGATCCGGACGCTTAAGGAAGAGTTCATAAAAAAGAATGAAAAAGCAAAGCTGGACAAGTTAAACAAGATTGTATCTTCTTTCACTCCAGAAGGGCTTACAAAAACGGATCCAACAAAAATGGTTACTGATGCGAGAAATGCTTTAAACCGTTTCTAA
- a CDS encoding ABC transporter ATP-binding protein gives MKEFVRILNRFVPPYKLHMVWNIVFNVLSAILNLFSFALIMPILQILFKIDEEVYTYMPWSFDFSSWDSWKGLGEAAKNNFFWYITNLIETEGGSFTLVILGVFLVVMTFFKVATMYLAFYHMIPIRTGVVRDIRNQINRKITQLPLSFFSEERKGDIIARISGDVNEIENSIMSSLDMLFKNPILILIYLIGMILISWQLTIFVLILLPLAGYIMGQVGKMLKRKSLLGQSQWGDLMSQIEETLSGLRIIKAFNAEGKIRDRFERSNDIFRRTTMKIYRRQQMAHPMSEFLGTATIVIVLWYGGTLILANNSPIDAPTFIYYLVIFYSIINPAKDLSKSVYAIQKGLASMERVDKILKAESDINDPENPKPIALNKQIEYKNIWFKYQNDWILKNVSITIPKGKTVALVGQSGSGKSTLVDLLPRFYDVDKGAITIDGTDVRDTTLSDLRGLMGNVNQEAILFNDTFFNNISFGVKNATLEQVQEAARIANAHEFIIASESGYETNIGDRGGKLSGGQRQRISIARAILKNPPILILDEATSALDTESERLVQEALENLMKNRTTIVIAHRLSTIRNADEICVMHEGEIVERGCHEELMDLNGYYKKLCDMQQF, from the coding sequence ATGAAAGAATTCGTTCGCATACTAAATCGTTTTGTACCTCCGTATAAATTACATATGGTATGGAATATAGTTTTTAATGTCTTATCGGCCATTTTAAATTTGTTTTCGTTCGCTTTAATTATGCCAATCCTGCAGATATTATTTAAGATTGATGAAGAGGTGTACACCTATATGCCTTGGAGTTTCGACTTTTCTTCATGGGATTCCTGGAAAGGATTGGGAGAAGCAGCCAAAAATAATTTTTTCTGGTATATAACCAATTTGATTGAAACCGAAGGCGGATCATTCACCTTGGTGATTCTGGGCGTTTTTCTGGTTGTAATGACCTTCTTTAAAGTGGCTACAATGTATCTGGCGTTTTATCATATGATTCCGATCCGTACAGGTGTTGTAAGGGATATAAGAAACCAGATTAATAGAAAAATAACGCAACTGCCCCTTAGTTTCTTCTCAGAAGAACGTAAAGGAGATATTATTGCCCGAATATCAGGAGATGTAAATGAGATTGAAAACTCTATAATGAGTTCGCTGGATATGCTATTTAAGAATCCGATTTTAATTCTGATTTATCTTATTGGCATGATTCTGATTAGCTGGCAGCTTACCATATTCGTTTTGATATTGCTTCCTCTTGCAGGCTATATAATGGGACAAGTAGGCAAAATGCTAAAAAGAAAATCTCTTCTTGGACAATCACAATGGGGAGATTTGATGTCTCAAATTGAAGAAACGTTGAGCGGTCTTCGAATTATCAAAGCTTTCAATGCAGAAGGGAAAATCCGTGACCGTTTCGAAAGAAGCAACGATATATTCCGACGGACTACAATGAAGATCTATCGCCGTCAGCAGATGGCTCATCCGATGAGTGAATTTCTTGGAACAGCTACTATCGTTATTGTTTTGTGGTACGGGGGAACATTGATCCTTGCAAACAATAGCCCGATTGATGCGCCGACATTTATATATTATCTGGTAATTTTTTACAGCATAATTAATCCGGCTAAAGACTTGTCTAAATCAGTGTATGCTATCCAGAAAGGTTTGGCGTCCATGGAACGTGTCGATAAGATACTAAAGGCTGAGAGTGATATAAATGACCCTGAAAATCCAAAACCGATAGCATTAAATAAACAGATTGAATACAAAAACATCTGGTTCAAGTACCAGAATGACTGGATTCTCAAAAATGTATCCATTACTATTCCTAAAGGGAAAACTGTAGCGTTGGTTGGGCAATCGGGTTCAGGAAAAAGTACTTTGGTCGATTTGCTCCCTCGTTTTTATGATGTAGATAAAGGAGCCATTACTATCGACGGAACAGATGTTCGCGATACGACTCTTTCTGATTTACGAGGTCTGATGGGAAATGTAAATCAGGAAGCCATCCTTTTTAATGATACTTTTTTCAACAATATATCATTTGGGGTTAAGAATGCAACGCTCGAACAAGTTCAGGAAGCCGCCAGAATAGCCAATGCGCACGAATTTATTATTGCCAGCGAGTCCGGTTATGAAACAAACATCGGTGATCGGGGTGGTAAATTGTCGGGTGGACAACGTCAGCGTATCAGTATAGCACGTGCTATTCTGAAGAATCCTCCTATATTGATTTTGGATGAAGCAACATCTGCATTGGATACAGAATCCGAACGTCTTGTTCAGGAAGCATTGGAGAACCTGATGAAAAACAGAACCACTATTGTGATTGCACACAGATTGTCGACCATTCGAAATGCAGATGAGATTTGTGTAATGCACGAGGGCGAAATAGTTGAACGTGGATGTCACGAGGAGTTGATGGACCTAAACGGATATTACAAAAAGCTTTGTGATATGCAGCAGTTTTAA